One window of the Pelobates fuscus isolate aPelFus1 chromosome 12, aPelFus1.pri, whole genome shotgun sequence genome contains the following:
- the LOC134578780 gene encoding forkhead box protein A4-B-like, translating into MHNRVKLELEEAVDWNSMYPESEAYSGIHNMHTGLPNGSFLPSDGSMTYMNNGVPGPVNSIQNNVGSLGSMTQNMGASLPPTAPPSAYPANYCHGESGFQRDPRTYRRNYSHAKPPYSYISLITMAIKQSHNKMMTLNEIYQWIVDLFPYYRQNQQRWQNSIRHSLSFNDCFIKVPRSPEKPGKGSYWTLHPDSGNMFENGCYLRRQKRFRCEKTRSGDGERKTSKTVDEQSKRLREAAYNELLSPTPKTGVKKEDSTVPGIPQPTSASPVGLSPVSEVGSSSQLLYPLSHSEGYLGLSAEDAQLKQDTLSGRHPFSITQLMSVEQDSSYSSKMDMCLTNDHLPQYPNYTSDYNHAVMKNGQDTQTSSIDVNYYANMYSRPILSSL; encoded by the exons ATGCATAACAGGGTGAAACTGGAGTTGGAAGAGGCAGTGGATTGGAATTCCATGTATCCAGAGAGTGAG GCATATTCTGGGATACACAACATGCATACTGGTCTTCCAAATGGCTCCTTCTTGCCTAGTGATGGTTCTATGACTTACATGAATAATGGTGTACCTGGACCTGTCAACAGCATTCAAAACAATGTAGGTTCTCTTGGATCAATGACACAAAATATGGGGGCTTCTTTACCACCTACAGCACCACCTTCAGCTTACCCAGCAAACTACTGCCATGGAGAATCTGGCTTCCAGAGGGATCCTCGTACTTATCGTAGAAACTACTCTCACGCAAAACCACCATACTCCTACATTTCTCTTATTACTATGGCCATCAAGCAATCTCACAACAAAATGATGACTTTGAATGAGATCTACCAGTGGATAGTTGATCTCTTTCCCTACTACCGGCAAAATCAGCAGCGTTGGCAGAATTCCATACGTCACTCACTCTCCTTTAATGATTGCTTCATTAAGGTTCCAAGATCACCAGAGAAGCCTGGGAAAGGTTCTTACTGGACTCTTCACCCAGATTCAGGCAATATGTTTGAAAATGGATGCTATCTCAGACGACAAAAACGGTTTAGGTGTGAGAAGACCAGATCTGGAGATGGAGAGAGAAAAACTAGCAAGACTGTTGATGAGCAAAGCAAGAGATTGAGGGAAGCAGCATATAATGAATTATTATCTCCAACACCTAAAACAGGTGTCAAAAAAGAGGACTCCACAGTACCTGGTATTCCTCAACCAACTAGTGCTTCTCCTGTTGGTCTTAGCCCAGTTTCTGAAGTGGGCTCATCATCACAACTTCTATACCCATTAAGCCACTCTGAAGGCTACCTTGGCTTATCTGCAGAAGATGCTCAGTTAAAACAAGATACATTGTCTGGAAGACATCCTTTTTCAATTACTCAGCTGATGTCTGTAGAACAGGATTCATCTTATTCCTCTAAAATGGACATGTGTCTCACTAATGACCATCTCCCCCAGTATCCGAATTACACTTCTGACTATAATCATGCAGTTATGAAAAATGGACAAGATACTCAAACATCATCCATTGATGTCAACTATTATGCCAACATGTATTCCAGACCTATCCTCAGCTCTCTCTAG